The Geobacter sp. AOG2 genome includes a window with the following:
- the ilvB gene encoding biosynthetic-type acetolactate synthase large subunit, translating to MKMNGARILLECLKKEGVDTVFGYPGGTVINIYNELFGFKDIRHILPRHEQAGTHAADGYARATGKVGVAIATSGPGATNTVTGIATAYMDSIPMVIVTGQVPTALIGNDAFQEVDIIGITRSCTKHNFLVRDVKDLAMIMKKAFYIARTGRPGPVLVDLPKDVQIAQTEFVYPDTVEIRSYKPTLAGHPRQVEKAVDMLLESHRPVIYVGGGVVLGNAADELTNLSRKLSIPVTTTLMGLGSFPENDPLSLGMLGMHGSYCANMAMTNSDLIIAVGARFDDRVTGKIATFAPSAKIIHIDVDPTSIKKNVRVDLPIVGDVKDVLAKMIKLADKHKDKATGFKTALAPWHEDIAGWKAKHPLGYKQSTTIIKPQFVIQKLRELSDDDAIIATDVGQHQMWTAQFFQFNKPRTLLSSGGLGTMGYGLPAAMGAQAAFPERQVIAICGDGGVQMNIQEIATLVQNRLPVKIVILNNNFLGMVRQWQELFFDKRYSQTCMELPIDFVKLADAYGAKGFSTSKPGEVETVIKQAFEEKGPVIMEFKIAREEKVLPMVPAGASLNEMVLNA from the coding sequence ATGAAAATGAACGGTGCACGAATATTGCTGGAATGTCTCAAAAAGGAAGGCGTGGACACGGTCTTCGGTTATCCCGGAGGTACCGTGATCAACATCTACAACGAACTCTTTGGTTTTAAGGATATCCGTCACATTCTGCCGCGCCACGAACAAGCCGGCACCCATGCGGCGGACGGCTACGCCCGCGCTACCGGCAAGGTTGGCGTCGCCATCGCCACCTCCGGGCCCGGCGCCACCAACACCGTGACCGGTATCGCCACTGCTTACATGGACTCGATTCCCATGGTAATCGTCACTGGCCAGGTGCCGACGGCGCTGATCGGCAACGATGCCTTTCAGGAGGTGGATATCATCGGTATCACCCGCTCCTGCACCAAGCATAATTTTCTCGTGCGGGATGTGAAGGATCTGGCCATGATCATGAAGAAAGCCTTCTACATCGCCCGCACCGGCCGACCCGGCCCGGTCTTGGTGGACCTTCCCAAGGACGTGCAGATAGCCCAGACCGAATTTGTCTACCCGGATACGGTGGAAATCCGCAGCTACAAGCCGACCTTGGCAGGGCATCCCCGCCAAGTGGAAAAAGCGGTGGACATGCTGCTGGAGTCACACCGTCCGGTGATCTATGTCGGGGGCGGGGTGGTTCTTGGCAATGCCGCCGACGAGTTGACCAATCTGTCCCGTAAACTGTCAATTCCAGTGACCACTACCCTGATGGGGCTCGGCTCGTTCCCGGAAAACGACCCCCTCTCACTCGGCATGCTGGGCATGCACGGTTCGTACTGCGCCAATATGGCCATGACCAACAGCGACTTGATCATTGCCGTGGGGGCGCGCTTCGATGACCGGGTAACCGGCAAGATCGCCACGTTTGCCCCCAGCGCCAAGATCATCCATATTGATGTGGACCCGACCTCCATCAAGAAAAATGTGCGAGTCGACCTGCCGATCGTGGGCGATGTGAAAGACGTTTTGGCCAAGATGATCAAGCTGGCAGACAAGCATAAAGACAAAGCAACTGGGTTCAAAACAGCGCTGGCTCCCTGGCATGAGGATATCGCCGGCTGGAAGGCCAAACATCCCCTTGGATACAAGCAGAGCACAACCATCATCAAACCACAGTTTGTCATACAAAAATTGCGGGAGTTGTCGGACGACGACGCCATCATCGCCACCGACGTGGGACAGCACCAGATGTGGACCGCCCAGTTCTTCCAGTTCAACAAGCCGCGTACGCTGCTCTCCTCGGGTGGGCTCGGCACCATGGGGTACGGCCTGCCTGCCGCCATGGGGGCGCAAGCCGCCTTCCCTGAACGCCAGGTGATCGCCATCTGTGGTGACGGCGGCGTACAGATGAACATCCAGGAAATAGCCACTCTGGTGCAGAACCGTCTGCCGGTCAAGATTGTGATCCTGAACAACAATTTCCTCGGCATGGTGCGCCAGTGGCAGGAGCTATTCTTCGACAAGCGTTATTCCCAGACCTGCATGGAGCTTCCTATCGATTTCGTCAAGCTGGCTGATGCCTATGGGGCCAAGGGCTTCAGCACCTCCAAGCCGGGTGAGGTGGAGACGGTTATCAAGCAGGCCTTCGAGGAAAAAGGCCCGGTGATCATGGAGTTCAAGATCGCTCGGGAGGAAAAGGTGCTGCCCATGGTTCCCGCCGGGGCTTCCCTGAATGAGATGGTGTTGAATGCGTAA
- a CDS encoding DUF748 domain-containing protein, with product MSKRKKTALIIAAAFAALLLFIIAVLPLIVRSQAVAALEEATGRKAGIEKVAINPFTLTVTVTGFAIMEKGGGPFISIGRLRASLSPASIYRRALILSHVSIDTPSVSIVRLAANEYSFSDIIERLKAKPKKESTGEFHFSINNITLDSGSVDFDDRAVDGGRRHTVRNLKVAVPFISNIPYLVEKYTDPLISAQVNGAPFSFSGKVKPLSKSMETSVHIDLKQLDLPGYVAYAPVRPPADLASGKLTIATDVSYRVSADKKPELSVKGLVRLDNIAVNLREGQPLFRLPSLQIRASDLEIFAQRFLLDTVTVEGFELFAGRSSAGQWMYQQLLPKPAGAGQEPVAEAVKQPGPDTKKNPWPLVRIGEFDFKEGIVHVSDALPKGGFKGDVTGIDATVKGFTTEPGKSADYEMSLLLDNEADFNVAGTFSLTPLKATVSADLSGLRLQKGWPYLAHYLTAPLKGSLDLSVEAAYSSENGLDVGRADLTLSGLSTRYGDKEGLDLKRLEVSGAAYHQKANRLDLDDIMLAQGNISLSRGADGTISLLSLLRKSQREPAKKATSAKKVAVTGPSLSKGFTYRINKIRIDRLTTTYTDKTIPDKPRFTLRNTSMSLANLNGPKFTPAALRFSSTLNRATPLKANGMITPFPFRYKGSVSVGQLPLRDFEAYFPSNINVFILGGTADTSMNVDIALKGGKPTGTFRGSAGIRGFHAIDTVAEEDLLKWESLQLDDIRGNLEPFSLSLRQIALNGVYSRIIVRKDGTLNLQNLMEKPKQEPAASGSISTNSPPVSPVASTPQQTPPAKKQIQIGSITIQDGTLSFSDNHLPQHFTTTFYNLGGRVSGLSSEESKFADVDLRGNLENHSPLQITGQINPLRDDLFVDLKVSFRDIELSPVTPYSGTYLGYSVEKGKLFLDLKYHIDKKQLEASNNIFIDQFTFGDKVASDKATKLPVKLGLALLKDRKGEIHLDVPVTGRTDDPKFSVWKLVFQVIRNLMVKAVTSPFSLLSSMFGGGQDLSAIQFNPGTSTIPAQEEQKLSALSKALLERPALKVELKGYVDREKDTEAYRRELLDRKMKNEKFLALSKQGVLKEGEKAESIQVLPAEYPKYLAAVYKKEKFPKPRNILGLVKDLPPDEMKKLIIANTVIGEPELKTLAHERVVAVMNDLVRKGGIPPERVFQKIDDVFKAPEKDTTSRSRVELNAIVQ from the coding sequence ATGTCAAAACGCAAAAAAACAGCCCTGATCATCGCCGCTGCCTTTGCTGCGCTCCTGCTCTTCATCATTGCCGTTTTGCCGCTCATTGTACGTAGTCAGGCCGTGGCGGCTCTGGAGGAAGCCACCGGCAGGAAGGCCGGCATTGAGAAGGTCGCCATCAATCCTTTTACTCTTACGGTCACGGTCACAGGTTTTGCCATTATGGAGAAAGGAGGCGGTCCCTTCATCTCCATCGGCCGCCTACGCGCCTCACTCAGCCCTGCCTCGATCTACCGACGCGCCTTGATCCTTTCGCATGTCTCCATCGATACGCCTTCCGTCTCCATTGTCCGCCTGGCAGCCAACGAATACAGCTTCAGCGATATAATCGAGCGCCTGAAGGCAAAGCCTAAAAAGGAATCCACGGGAGAATTCCATTTTTCCATCAACAATATCACTCTCGACAGCGGTTCCGTGGATTTTGACGATCGGGCTGTGGATGGAGGGAGAAGGCACACTGTCCGCAACCTCAAGGTGGCGGTCCCGTTTATCAGCAACATACCCTATTTGGTGGAGAAATACACGGACCCTCTTATCTCGGCTCAGGTAAACGGCGCGCCCTTCAGTTTTTCCGGCAAGGTGAAGCCACTTAGCAAATCCATGGAAACATCGGTGCACATCGACCTGAAACAGCTCGACTTGCCCGGTTATGTAGCCTATGCTCCGGTAAGGCCGCCGGCTGATCTGGCGTCCGGCAAGCTGACCATTGCCACGGATGTCAGTTATCGCGTATCGGCCGATAAAAAGCCGGAACTGTCTGTCAAAGGGTTGGTGCGACTGGATAATATTGCCGTAAACCTGAGAGAAGGACAGCCGTTGTTCAGGCTCCCATCACTCCAGATACGCGCATCTGATCTGGAAATATTTGCCCAGCGCTTTCTGCTGGATACCGTCACTGTTGAGGGTTTTGAGCTGTTCGCAGGCCGCAGCTCCGCAGGGCAGTGGATGTACCAACAATTACTGCCGAAGCCGGCCGGGGCAGGGCAGGAGCCGGTTGCGGAAGCAGTCAAACAGCCTGGGCCTGATACAAAGAAAAACCCTTGGCCACTAGTGCGTATCGGTGAATTCGATTTTAAAGAGGGTATAGTCCACGTTAGCGACGCCCTTCCCAAGGGAGGTTTCAAGGGGGACGTCACCGGGATCGATGCAACGGTGAAAGGTTTCACCACCGAACCTGGCAAGTCGGCTGATTACGAAATGTCGCTGCTTCTGGACAACGAAGCCGACTTCAACGTCGCCGGTACCTTCAGCCTTACGCCGCTTAAGGCCACTGTTTCGGCAGATCTGAGTGGCTTGAGGCTTCAAAAGGGGTGGCCCTATCTGGCCCACTACCTGACGGCGCCGCTCAAGGGAAGTCTGGACCTGTCCGTTGAGGCGGCCTATTCCTCGGAGAACGGCTTGGACGTGGGTCGGGCGGACCTAACTCTCAGTGGGCTCTCGACACGCTACGGCGATAAGGAAGGGCTTGACCTGAAACGTCTGGAAGTGAGCGGGGCTGCTTACCACCAAAAGGCAAACCGCCTTGACCTGGACGACATCATGCTGGCCCAGGGTAATATTTCCCTCTCCCGCGGTGCGGACGGTACTATTTCTCTCCTGTCGCTGTTGAGGAAGTCCCAAAGGGAACCTGCTAAGAAGGCTACATCCGCGAAGAAAGTAGCAGTAACGGGACCGTCACTTTCAAAAGGGTTCACCTACCGCATCAATAAGATTAGGATTGACCGACTTACCACCACCTACACCGATAAAACTATCCCGGACAAACCGCGCTTCACGCTTCGCAACACCAGCATGAGTCTGGCAAACCTGAACGGCCCCAAATTCACGCCGGCAGCGCTACGTTTCTCCTCGACCCTTAACAGAGCCACCCCGCTCAAGGCCAATGGCATGATTACCCCGTTTCCTTTCCGCTACAAGGGGAGCGTCAGCGTGGGGCAGTTGCCTCTACGCGATTTTGAGGCCTATTTCCCCTCCAATATAAATGTTTTCATCCTGGGCGGCACCGCTGACACCAGTATGAATGTGGACATCGCCCTCAAGGGCGGCAAGCCGACCGGTACGTTCAGGGGGAGTGCCGGCATCAGGGGCTTCCACGCCATAGATACTGTGGCCGAGGAAGACCTGCTCAAATGGGAGAGCCTGCAACTAGACGATATTCGGGGCAACCTCGAACCGTTCAGCCTGTCCCTGCGCCAGATCGCCCTCAATGGCGTCTACTCCCGGATCATCGTGCGCAAGGACGGCACCCTGAACCTACAGAACCTGATGGAGAAGCCCAAGCAGGAACCTGCTGCCTCAGGTTCGATATCCACCAATTCTCCGCCTGTGTCTCCGGTCGCAAGCACTCCACAGCAGACGCCTCCTGCCAAAAAACAGATCCAGATTGGCAGTATAACGATCCAGGACGGTACCCTGTCCTTTAGCGATAATCATCTACCGCAACATTTTACCACCACCTTTTACAACCTGGGGGGGCGGGTTAGCGGCCTCAGTTCCGAGGAGTCCAAGTTTGCCGACGTGGATCTGCGCGGCAACTTGGAAAACCACTCGCCGCTCCAGATCACCGGCCAGATCAACCCGCTACGGGACGACCTGTTTGTGGACCTGAAGGTCTCTTTTCGCGATATCGAACTCTCGCCGGTTACCCCCTATTCGGGCACCTATCTGGGCTACTCGGTGGAAAAGGGCAAGCTTTTCCTGGACCTGAAATACCACATCGACAAGAAACAGCTCGAAGCCTCTAACAACATCTTCATCGATCAGTTCACCTTTGGCGATAAGGTTGCGAGTGACAAGGCCACCAAACTGCCGGTAAAGCTGGGTTTGGCGCTGCTCAAGGACCGTAAGGGTGAGATACACCTGGACGTGCCGGTCACCGGCCGCACCGACGACCCCAAATTCAGTGTTTGGAAACTGGTATTCCAGGTCATCAGAAACCTGATGGTCAAGGCGGTGACGTCCCCCTTCTCGCTGCTTTCCTCCATGTTCGGTGGAGGCCAGGATTTGAGCGCCATTCAATTTAACCCCGGTACCAGCACCATTCCTGCCCAGGAAGAACAGAAATTGAGTGCCCTCTCTAAGGCGCTGTTGGAACGGCCGGCTCTGAAGGTGGAGTTGAAGGGATATGTGGATCGGGAGAAGGACACTGAGGCGTATCGTCGAGAACTGCTCGACCGCAAGATGAAGAACGAAAAGTTTCTGGCGTTGAGCAAGCAGGGTGTGTTGAAGGAGGGGGAAAAAGCGGAAAGTATTCAGGTTCTACCGGCAGAATATCCGAAATACCTGGCTGCGGTCTACAAGAAGGAAAAATTCCCCAAGCCACGTAATATCTTGGGCTTGGTCAAGGATCTGCCGCCTGATGAGATGAAGAAGCTGATCATTGCCAACACCGTGATCGGGGAGCCGGAACTGAAAACCCTTGCCCATGAGCGGGTGGTGGCGGTGATGAATGATCTGGTCAGGAAGGGGGGCATACCTCCTGAACGAGTATTCCAGAAGATCGACGACGTTTTCAAGGCGCCGGAAAAGGATACGACGTCACGAAGCAGGGTGGAGTTGAATGCGATTGTCCAGTAA
- the ilvN gene encoding acetolactate synthase small subunit, with product MQHTISVLVENEFGVLSRVASLFSGRGFNIDSLTVAPTNEEGLSRMTIVTRGDEQILEQITKQLNKLIDVLKVIDFSDGSAIEREMVLVKVTAEDENRAEVLRIVDIFRAKIIDVTPKSYTIEATGNPVKMDALLELLRPLGLKELVRTGAVAIGRGAKGWKG from the coding sequence ATGCAACATACAATTTCAGTGCTGGTTGAAAACGAATTCGGCGTTCTTTCCCGCGTGGCAAGCCTTTTCTCGGGACGCGGCTTCAACATCGACTCCCTGACCGTCGCCCCAACCAACGAGGAAGGGTTGTCGCGCATGACCATCGTCACCCGTGGAGACGAGCAGATTCTTGAACAGATCACCAAGCAACTCAACAAGCTGATCGATGTTCTCAAGGTGATTGATTTCAGCGACGGCAGCGCCATCGAGCGCGAGATGGTGTTGGTTAAGGTCACGGCCGAGGATGAGAATCGCGCTGAGGTGCTACGAATAGTCGATATCTTCCGCGCCAAGATCATCGATGTCACACCCAAATCCTACACCATCGAGGCCACCGGAAATCCAGTCAAGATGGATGCCCTCCTGGAACTGCTCCGGCCACTGGGGCTGAAAGAATTGGTCCGTACTGGTGCCGTGGCCATAGGGCGCGGCGCCAAGGGGTGGAAGGGGTAA